CGAGGCGATAGAGATCGTGTTTGATCCGAAACTGCTTTCCTACAGGCAGATTCTCGAGTTCTTCTTCCGCATCCATGACCCGACCACCCGGAATCGCCAAGGCAGCAACATCGGCACTCGCTACCGCTCCGCGATCTTCTATCTGAGCCAGGCGCAGCGGCATACCGCCGAGGCGACCATCGTGGACCTCGACGCCTCCGGGGTACTACCCAGCCCGGTCGTCACCACGATCGAACCGGCAGGTCAGTTCTGGGAAGCCGAAGCGGAGCATCAGGGCTACCTCGAACGTCACCCCGCCGCGCGCGCATGCCGTCACATTCGCCCTGGTTGGCGTTGGTCGGCGGCGAGCGATCCCGGAATCGCCTGAAGGCATGCCGCTGCGCGGTACGGGTCCTGCCAGGCTTAGGCTCGACGATGCCGAGCACTGCGTAATCAGCGGAGCAGTCGCGGCCGCGCGCCCTCCACAACTGTGCGATTTCTGACATCGATCTGGTGCTGACCGACACCTTTGTGCAATTGGCACGTTCGTTCACTGCGGTGACACTTTCGCCTGAGTTCCCTCCACGGTGGCAGGAATGCGGGGTCGCCAGGCGGCTTGGCTACCGTACGCACTTACCGAGGACGCAGACATGCCCAGATCAGGTGCTGGCGACCTTCTTTCCCGAATCGGCATGCGGGTCCCGATCATTCAAGCGCCCATGGCCGGTGTCTCAACCGCGGCGATGGCCGCCGCGGTTTCGCAAACCGGCGGATTGGGGTCCCTTGGCATCGGGGCCATGACCGCCGAACAGGCGCGAACGATCATCCACGAGTTCCGGGCGCTGAGTGACGGGCCGCTCAACGTCAATCTGTTCGTGCATCAGCCCGCGAAGGTGGACCCTGGCAGGGACCTCGCCTGGTTGGAGCGCCTGGCGCCGGAGTTCGGGCGCTGGGGGCGGCCGGCACCCACGAGCTTGCGTGAGATCTATCCGTCGTTCCTCGACAACATCGATATGCTCGAGATGCTGGTCGCCGAGCGGCCAAGGGTAGTGAGCTTCCACTTTGGACTGCCGCACCCGGCGCAGATCGACGCGCTGCACCGTGCCGGCGCAGTGCTGCTGGCCTCCGCCACCACCCTGGACGAAGCCCGGGCAGTCGAGGCCGCCGGAATCGATGCAGTGGTGGCACAGGGCTTCGAAGCAGGCGGCCATCGTGGCGTGTTCGATCCCGACGCCGGCGACAGCCGCCTCACCACAGTGGCGTTGACCCGGCTACTGGCGCGCTCAGTTTCCGTCCCGGTTATCGCCGCTGGCGGCATCATGGACGGCGCGGGAGTCGCCGCAGCCGTGGCGTTGGGTGCCTGCGCAGTGCAGATGGGCACCGCTTTTCTGGCTACCGACGAATCATTGGCGGACGCTGGCTTCCGAACGCGCTTGCAAGGCAGCGCGGCCCACCAAACCGTGATGACGCGTGTCATTTCGGGCCGCCCCGCGCGCAGCCTGAGCAATGATTTCACGCGCTGGGGTGAGACGGTCCCAGACGGGGTGATTCCCGACTATCCGATCGCTTACGACGCCGGCAAGGCACTCAATGCGGCAGCCAAGGCTGCGGGCAACCTCGGGTACGGCGCAGACTGGGCGGGGCAGGGCGCACCGTTGGTCCGGGCAATGTCAACGCAACAGTTGATGAGCACCCTCATAGAGGAATTGCGCGCCGCATCGGCGGCCATGCAAGGTAGAACCGAGGGCGGCGCATGAACGCCAATGATGGAGCCTGCAGGGTGCGCGGACTCATTCCGCTCCGACCGGCAGAGCGGTTGCGCTGACTGGAAAGGGCACAAAGGCGCTCGCCTCGCGTTACCCTCCACCGCCCGCCACGCGTGGAGGCGTGCAGGAGGAGCAAGCATGGTGGATCTGAATGACGTTGCGTTGTTCGTGCAGGTGGTCAAGGCCGGCAGTTTTGCCGAGGCCGCGCGCCGTGCCGGCATGCCTTCCAACACGGTCAGCCGTCGTATCGGGCAACTGGAGGAGCAGCTCGGTGTGCGCTTGCTGCATCGCTCGACTCGGCACCTGACATTGACCGATGCCGGCGAGGCGCTCTTCGCTCGCAGCTCTGGACAGGTCGAGGCCCTGTCAGAGGCGGCATTGGACGTGGGAGAGGGAGGCCTGACGCCCCGCGGCAAAGTGCGGGTTGCTGCCGCCGCGGACTTCTTCCACTGGTTCGAGTTGGATTGGGTGAAGCTGTTCCTGACCGAGTATCCATTGGTGCGCTTGGAGTTCGTCCTCAGTGACGCACGCGCAGATCTCGTCGCCGAAGGCATCGACGTTGCCATCCGTGCCGGTGCGATCAACGAGCCCACCTTGATCGCACGCCGGATCGGTAGCAACCGGGGTCTCATGGTCGCCAGCCCCGGGTACCTTGCCGAGCGCGGTGTTCCAGAGTCCTTGGCTGATCTGGCCGGACACGATTGCATCTCAGGTCGCGATGGCCCCGGTCGCACGGCCTGGCATCTTGATGGCGCCAACGGACCGACCGAAGTCGTCGTGCGGGGACGCTTCTTCGCAAACTCGGCCCTCGCCCAGTTGCGAGCGTGCACGTCCGGCGTGGGCATCGCACTGTTGCCGGACGTCATGTGTGCCCCGTACCTGCTTGACGGGCAGCTCGTGCCCGTGCTGCCCGAGTTCGGGGTGGATGGACTCGACATGTACCTGGTTTACCAGAGCCGTCGTCAGCTGCCGCGCGCGGTGAGTGCGTTCGTCGAATTCGCCCTGGCAAAAATGGTCACGGCGGGGCTGGTCCGCGCCGGCGCTAATCCCATCGTCGCGACGAGCGGCCCGTGAACTGCGATTGCGCACCGGTTCGTCGACAGGATTGCTGCCACGGGTGGACGAGTGAAATCCAGGTCGCGCGGGTACTCGCACGGGCGCACGTCCGCTAGATTCGCGCCCTGGGTGTACTGCTAACCGCGCGGATCGCGCGAGGCAGCCACCTCCTTAAGGAGCGTGCATGAACACACTTGATCTTTCCCGGAGCACGGCCGGTGACGTGGCGAGCGACCGCCTGCGCCCGATCGTCCACAAGACGCGAGGGCAGCGCCATGGACCGATCACGCGACTGATGAGTCCCTCGGACTTGGGCGGTGTCCTGAAGCCCTTCGTGTTCCTCGATCTCATTGACGCGCAGGACCTCTCCCGCGTGAAGGTCGATGGCGTTGGTCTACACCCGCACTCGGGCATCGCGACCTTGACGTGGTTGCTCGAGGGCTCGGTCAACTACGAGGATGACCTTGGCCGACGGGGGCAAATCGAACAGGGCTGGATGGAATGGATGCACGCCGGAAACGGCGCATGGCACGGCGGAAACTTTGGTGACTCCGACCGTCTGCGTGGCTTCCAGCTATGGATCGCACTTCCTCCCGCGTCCGAGCTCGGGCAGCCGGTCAGTCGGTATCTGGCCCCGGACTCCCTGGGCCGCGAGGGGCCGGTGACGGTACTGCTTGGCCAGCACGGCCACGCCCGCGGAGCGATCGATGCGCCGTCGTCGATTGACTACTTCTCGGTGCGGCTCAAAGCTGGCGAGTCTTGGCGATATCAGCCACGGCCCGGGCATTCGGTGGCATGGGCGGCGGTGAGCGTGGGACACCTGCTGGCGCCAGAAAGCATTGATGCCGGAGAACTGGCCGTATTCGAAGAAGGTCCCGGTCCGATTGAGTTCATTGCGGTACAGGACACGGAGTTCGTGTTTGGTTCGGCCGCCAAGCACCCGCATGAGCTGACGCTGGGCAATTACTCGGTCCACACCAGCCCGCTGGCGCTATTGGAGGGGGAGAGGCGCATCCGCGAGATCGGCAGAGAACTGCGCGCCCAAGGGCGCCTCTGAAACTGCCCGCGAACCTGCCCGCTGCGCCAGAGCGCGGCGGTACCGATTACATGGAATCTCGGATGCGCCTTTGCTGAGCTTCGCTGCTGAAGGAGGTGCGCGAGGGACGCAGGCGCCACGCAACAAATGCCGAGAGCAGAGCCAGAACCAGTGCGGGCACTGGATTGCCGCCAATCAGGAAAAGGTGCGTGGCCACGCCACCCACCATCGTGGCGCTGAGCAGCAATCCACCGTAGAAGCCCGTCGCGGGGACAAGCAGCAGTGCGGCGCCCAGCAGTTCGACGACGCCGGTAACGTAGCGGAACCATTGGCCAAAGCCAACGGCCTCGAATACCTGGATCATCTGTGGCGCGCCGGTGAGCTTGGCCACACCGGCCGCTGCAAAGGCCAGGGCAAGCAGAATGCGAACGCCCCACACGAGGCGGCGTTGCGTGGTGGAAAGGGGAGGTGATCCGGTCATGGTGTGCTCCTGATGAAACCGCGTTGAGGGCGTCTCGCGGTGGCACCGCTGACGACCAACCGGTTTCGATCTAAGCAAGGTCGGCGCGCCGTCGCCATTGCACGATGGTGTCGGCCGATACCATCCGACGATCTCGCGGCATCAAGCCGCCGCGGGTTCGCTCGATACCTAGGTGCAATCGACGCAGCGCAACGGTGCTGGTGAGATACACAGCGCACACAGTCGCCCACTGTCTTTCGGACCCAAGGATTCGTCGCAATGTCTGCTTCCATGGCAATTGAGGAAACCATCGGTCTGCTGGGGGGCAAGATCGCGCTTATCACCGGCACCGGCGGCGGGTTGGGGCGCGTCGCGGCGCAGACCTTCGCGCGCGAAGGTGCCCTGGTGATCGGGTGCGACATCAACGCCAGCGCCAATGGCGACACCGTCGCGCTGGTACGCCGGGCCGGCGGCGACATGACCGGAATTGCTCCCGTCGACCTGACCGATCCGGATCAGGCGCGCCGGTTGATCGACGAGGCGGTGGCGGTCTACGGCGGCCTCGACATCGTCTACAACAACGCCGCGGTGCAGCGCTTTGGTCCGATGCCGACGTTCTCGATCGATGATTGGCGCGCGACGATCGCCGGCGAGCTCGACATACCGTTCTTCGTCTCCAAGTACGCCTGGCCGCATCTGGTGCGGCGCGGGGGCGGGGTCATCCTCAACATCGCCTCGATCGCCGGCATGATCGGCGGCGAGACGCCGCCGATGGTCGGGCACGCGGCCGCCAAGGGCGGGGTGATCGCGATGACCCGCCAGTTCGCGCTGGAAGGCGCGCCGCACGGCATTCGCGCCGTGGCCCTGAGCCCCGGCCCGTTCCTGACCCCGGCCAGCGATCGCGATCTGGGTGATGACCAGGCCATGCGTGACGCCATCACCGACAAGACGCTGCTCAAGCGTTTTGGTCGGCCCGACGAACTGGTGGAGCTGGCGGCCTTCCTCGCCAGCGACCGTGCGGCGTACATCACCGGGGCGAACTACGCCGTCGACGGCGGGGCCTCGGCCTGGTGACGCGCCAGGCCGCCGGTCGCGCTAGGCCGAGCAGCGCAGACGCGGTAGGCTTATCCGGTTGGGGTGTGCGCGACGTTGGACGACGATGCGCATGGAACCGAGAAGGCGAAGGTCGAACCTGGACCATCGTTCGCATTCGCCCAGATCGTTCCATCGTGACGATCGATGATCGTCTTGCTCACGGACAGGCCGATGCCCAAGCCGTTTGGTTTGGTCGTGAAGAAGGCTTCGAAAACTCTCCCAAGATCTTCGGTGCCAATGCCACACCCGTTGTCTCGCACCAGAAACTGCGCGATCCCTGGCGTCGTGGTGGACGACTGGACGACGATCTTCTGTGCCCCATCGTTGCTGGCGATGGCGTCCGCGGCGTTCAGCACGAGGTTGAGGATCACCTGCTGCAACTGGATGCGGTCTCCGAAAACGGGGGGCAGGCTCACGTCCAATTCGGACTTCAGCACGATGCCGCGTCGTCGCATGTCGTGCGAGCAGATGGAAATAATCTCCTGGGCGGCTTCATTGAGATTGAACAATTCTGGAGTGAAATCCTGCTTGCGATAGAGTCCGCGCAAGCGCTTGATCACTTCCGAGGCCCGGTTCGCGTCGCGGATGTTGCGTTGTGCGGTCCTGATGGCGCCCTCAATGTCCGGTTCGTCCGCGGTGAGCATGCGTAGGCACGTCCCTGCGTTGGTGAGGATTCCCAGAAGCGGTTGATTGACCTCGTGCGCGATCGACGCGGCCAACTCACCCAGACTCATCGCGCGCGTCACATGGGCCAACTCAGACCGAAGCTGGTCGACGGCGTCTTCCGCCAGACGGCGGCGCGTGATGTCCTGCGACACGCCCACGCACTCCAGGCGGCCATCGTCGTAGTGGAACAACACAGTGGATTGACTGAGATACTTGATCCGTCCATCCGGCATTACGATCCGCTCGACGTTCGGAGCATTGTCCTCCCCCCTAAAGATACGGGCGATCTTCTCCTCGACGATGGGGCGATCGTCGGGATGGACGATTGGCAGGAGTGTTGGAGGCCCGAGGTCTTCCGTTGGTTCAACTTCCCAGATGCGAAACATCTGCTCGGACCAGATGAGCTTGTTATTGCCCAGGTCCCAGGAGAATGAGCCTGTTTCGCTAATGCTTTCTGACGTGCGCAGCAGGAACTCGCGTCGTTTGAGTTCGTCCTCGGAACGGGATCGTTCGATGGCGATACTCGCGATGTGCGCCG
Above is a genomic segment from Lysobacter sp. S4-A87 containing:
- the msrA gene encoding peptide-methionine (S)-S-oxide reductase MsrA — encoded protein: MIEEIGETEATEETEAAILAGGCFWGMQDLLRRIPTVSSTRVGYTGGDVQRPTYESHGTHAEAIEIVFDPKLLSYRQILEFFFRIHDPTTRNRQGSNIGTRYRSAIFYLSQAQRHTAEATIVDLDASGVLPSPVVTTIEPAGQFWEAEAEHQGYLERHPAARACRHIRPGWRWSAASDPGIA
- a CDS encoding nitronate monooxygenase, which translates into the protein MPRSGAGDLLSRIGMRVPIIQAPMAGVSTAAMAAAVSQTGGLGSLGIGAMTAEQARTIIHEFRALSDGPLNVNLFVHQPAKVDPGRDLAWLERLAPEFGRWGRPAPTSLREIYPSFLDNIDMLEMLVAERPRVVSFHFGLPHPAQIDALHRAGAVLLASATTLDEARAVEAAGIDAVVAQGFEAGGHRGVFDPDAGDSRLTTVALTRLLARSVSVPVIAAGGIMDGAGVAAAVALGACAVQMGTAFLATDESLADAGFRTRLQGSAAHQTVMTRVISGRPARSLSNDFTRWGETVPDGVIPDYPIAYDAGKALNAAAKAAGNLGYGADWAGQGAPLVRAMSTQQLMSTLIEELRAASAAMQGRTEGGA
- a CDS encoding LysR family transcriptional regulator, whose protein sequence is MVDLNDVALFVQVVKAGSFAEAARRAGMPSNTVSRRIGQLEEQLGVRLLHRSTRHLTLTDAGEALFARSSGQVEALSEAALDVGEGGLTPRGKVRVAAAADFFHWFELDWVKLFLTEYPLVRLEFVLSDARADLVAEGIDVAIRAGAINEPTLIARRIGSNRGLMVASPGYLAERGVPESLADLAGHDCISGRDGPGRTAWHLDGANGPTEVVVRGRFFANSALAQLRACTSGVGIALLPDVMCAPYLLDGQLVPVLPEFGVDGLDMYLVYQSRRQLPRAVSAFVEFALAKMVTAGLVRAGANPIVATSGP
- a CDS encoding pirin family protein, which codes for MNTLDLSRSTAGDVASDRLRPIVHKTRGQRHGPITRLMSPSDLGGVLKPFVFLDLIDAQDLSRVKVDGVGLHPHSGIATLTWLLEGSVNYEDDLGRRGQIEQGWMEWMHAGNGAWHGGNFGDSDRLRGFQLWIALPPASELGQPVSRYLAPDSLGREGPVTVLLGQHGHARGAIDAPSSIDYFSVRLKAGESWRYQPRPGHSVAWAAVSVGHLLAPESIDAGELAVFEEGPGPIEFIAVQDTEFVFGSAAKHPHELTLGNYSVHTSPLALLEGERRIREIGRELRAQGRL
- a CDS encoding DoxX family protein: MTGSPPLSTTQRRLVWGVRILLALAFAAAGVAKLTGAPQMIQVFEAVGFGQWFRYVTGVVELLGAALLLVPATGFYGGLLLSATMVGGVATHLFLIGGNPVPALVLALLSAFVAWRLRPSRTSFSSEAQQRRIRDSM
- a CDS encoding SDR family NAD(P)-dependent oxidoreductase encodes the protein MSASMAIEETIGLLGGKIALITGTGGGLGRVAAQTFAREGALVIGCDINASANGDTVALVRRAGGDMTGIAPVDLTDPDQARRLIDEAVAVYGGLDIVYNNAAVQRFGPMPTFSIDDWRATIAGELDIPFFVSKYAWPHLVRRGGGVILNIASIAGMIGGETPPMVGHAAAKGGVIAMTRQFALEGAPHGIRAVALSPGPFLTPASDRDLGDDQAMRDAITDKTLLKRFGRPDELVELAAFLASDRAAYITGANYAVDGGASAW